The following proteins are encoded in a genomic region of Brachypodium distachyon strain Bd21 chromosome 1, Brachypodium_distachyon_v3.0, whole genome shotgun sequence:
- the LOC100823807 gene encoding F-box protein At1g78280 → MEAAGNGRRDAALGGLAVLPDELLCAVVDLLQPTDIGRLACVSSVMYILCNEEPLWMSKYLSVGGRLEYKGSWKKTTLSRLSLCSENNEIEQKARHFDGFNSLYLYRRWYRCFTSLSSYSFDNGHVERKDDLSLDQFRPQYDGKSPVLLSKLVETWPARTKWTIQQLVLDYGEVTFRISQRSPQKIIMTLKDYVSYMELQHDEDPLYIFDDKFGESTPALLEDYSVPHLFQDDLFDVLDYDQRPAFRWLIIGPERSGASWHVDPGLTSAWNTLLCGRKRWALYPPGRVPGGVTVHVSDEDGDVDIETPTSLQWWLDIYPHLAEHEKPLECTQLPGETIFVPSGWWHCVLNLETTVAVTQNFVNQSNFEHVCLDMAPGHCHKGVCRAGLLAVPGKSIRDIENHPPGTVSKWNHTDMTRTEKRLKGSGPVRASNSVDQCSSFEFSDVHESLDNQIFSYNVDFLSQFLEKEKDHYTSVWSPTNPIGQREAREWLRRLWVLKPELRELIWKGACLAINVDKWYACLEEISACHSLPPPSEDEKLPVGTGSNPVFIVSDNVIKIYAEGGLGYSAHGLGTELEFYDLLQKVGSPLINHIPEIIASGFLVYEDGSYRTVPWDGKGMPDVLAKYYPLELSYANGCFPLGLWSKQQFGMDSSPDASNKPIWPYMVTRKCKGDIFARVRDTLSKTDLLNLASSLGVQMRNIHLLPLPLPHVELLPQSGDSNVKANDPPEWKHVISTLDGRKKNIKKHLANWGGSIPTVLIEKAEEYLPPDMGSLIKFVKDDDGELVYTFPCWIHSDIMDDNILTERATKMGSFTDGKSTGDTELERLNVIHIIDFSDLSIGDPLCDLIPLHLDVFHGDIDLLREYLQSYQLPFLRGKSNNDIYKSVQNSKFSRASYRAMCYCILHDDNVLGAIFGLWKELRTATSWEDVEHLVWDELNRYQQLPPAVCS, encoded by the exons ATGGAAGCGGCGGGGAACGGCCGGAGGGACGCGGCGCTGGGCGGCCTGGCGGTGCTCCCCGACGAGCTTCTCTGCGCCGTCGTCGACCTCCTCCAGCCCACCGACATCGGCCGCCTCGCATGCGTGAGCAG TGTCATGTACATACTTTGTAACGAGGAACCTCTCTGGATGAGTAAATATCTCTCAGTAGGTGGTCGTCTTGAGTACAAAGGTTCTTGGAAGAAGACAACATTGTCTAG GCTTAGTCTTTGCTCTGAGAATAATGAAATTGAGCAGAAGGCTCGTCATTTTGATG GATTCAATTCCTTGTACTTATACAGGAGATGGTATAGATGTTTTACTAGTTTGAGTAGTTATTCCTTTGACAATGGACATGTGGAAAGGAAAGATGACCTTTCTTTGGATCAGTTCCGTCCTCAGTATGATGGAAAAAGCCCA GTTTTGCTTAGTAAGTTGGTTGAGACCTGGCCAGCAAGGACTAAATGGACAATCCAGCAGTTGGTGCTTGATTATGGTGAAGTCACATTTAGGATATCACAGAGAAGCCCACAGAAGATAATAATGACACTAAAAGACTATGTGTCTTACATGGAACTCCAGCATGATGAAGACCCTCTTTACATATTTGATGATAAG TTTGGAGAATCAACACCAGCACTATTGGAAGATTACAGTGTCCCTCATTTATTTCAAGATGATCTTTTTGATGTCTTGGATTATGACCAACGACCAGCCTTCAGATGGCTTATTATTGGACCAGAAAGATCAGGTGCCTCTTGGCATGTTGATCCAGGATTGACCAGCGCGTGGAATACTCTTCTTTGTGGCCGAAAAAG ATGGGCATTGTACCCTCCAGGAAGAGTGCCTGGTGGTGTCACTGTACACGTAAGCGATGAAGATGGTGATGTTGACATCGAGACTCCAACATCTTTGCAG TGGTGGCTTGATATTTATCCTCATCTTGCTGAACACGAGAAGCCACTGGAATGCACGCAATTACCAGGAGAGACCATATTTGTTCCCAGTGGGTGGTGGCACTGTGTTTTGAATCTTGAAACGACAGTTGCTGTTACACAAAACTTTGTAAATCAGTCAAATTTTGAGCATGTATGTCTGGACATGGCACCTGGTCACTGTCACAAAGGAGTTTGTCGTGCTGGTTTACTTGCTGTTCCAGGCAAATCTATTAGAGATATTGAAAACCATCCACCTGGGACAGTGAGTAAATGGAACCACACTGACATGACGCGTACGGAAAAAAGGCTGAAAGGTTCAGGGCCTGTAAGAGCTTCAAACAGTGTTGATCAGTGTTCTTCATTTGAGTTTTCAGATGTCCATGAAAGTTTGGACAACCAAATTTTCTCATATAATGTAGATTTCTTGTCCCAAttccttgagaaagaaaaagatcacTATACTTCTGTCTGGAGTCCTACGAATCCAATTGGGCAGAGAGAAGCAAGAGAATGGTTGCGAAGGCTATGGGTTCTTAAACCTGAACTAAGAGAACTAATATGGAAG GGTGCATGCCTAGCAATAAATGTGGACAAATGGTATGCATGCTTAGAGGAAATAAGTGCATGCCACAGTTTACCACCACCATCAGAGGATGAGAAGCTTCCTGTTGGCACAGGTAGCAACCCA GTCTTCATTGTCTCTGACAACGTGATTAAAATTTATGCTGAAGGAGGGTTGGGTTATTCTGCTCATGGTTTAGGCACAGAG CTTGAATTCTACGATCTTCTACAAAAAGTTGGCTCACCTTTAATCAACCACATCCCTGAGATCATTGCAAGTGGCTTTCTTGTGTATGAGGATGGTTCCTACAGGACAGTCCCGTGGGATGGAAAAGGAATGCCAGATGTTTTGGCTAAATATTATCCTTTGGAGCTTTCTTATGCAAACGGCTGTTTTCCTCTTGGGTTATGGAGCAAACAACAGTTTGGAATGGATAGTTCCCCTGATGCTTCAAACAAACCTATTTGGCCTTACATGGTTACCAGGAAATGCAAAGGGGATATCTTTGCTCGCGT ACGTGATACATTGTCCAAGACTGACCTTTTAAATCTTGCATCATCCTTGGGAGTTCAAATGAGAAATATCCATTTATTACCATTACCCCTTCCACATGTAGAACTATTACCCCAATCTGGGGACAGTAATGTGAAAGCCAATGATCCACCTGAATGGAAACATGTAATTTCTACTCTGGacggaagaaagaagaatatAAAGAAGCACCTAGCTAACTG GGGGGGTTCCATCCCAACAGTTCTAATTGAGAAGGCTGAAGAATATCTGCCTCCTGATATGGGCTCCCTAATCAAATTTGTTAAG GATGATGATGGTGAATTGGTCTACACATTCCCTTGTTGGATACATTCAGATATTATGGACGACAACATTCTTACTGAGAGGGCTACAAAAATGGGTTCATTCACTGATGGCAAAAGCACTGGGGACACAGAGCTGGAGAGACTGAATGTAATTCATATAATCGATTTCAGTGATCTGTCCATTG GTGATCCTTTATGTGACTTAATTCCGCTGCACTTGGATGTTTTTCATGGTGATATTGATCTTCTCAGGGAGTACTTGCAAAGCTATCAGCTTCCTTTCTTGAGAGGGAAATCAAACAATGATATCTACAAGTCCGTGCAAAATTCAAAGTTCAGCAGGGCATCATATCGTGCGAT GTGCTACTGCATACTACATGACGACAACGTCTTGGGAGCTATATTTGGCTTGTGGAAGGAGCTGAGGACCGCAACGTCGTGGGAGGATGTCGAGCACCTGGTCTGGGACGAGCTGAACCGATACCAACAGTTGCCTCCTGCAGTCTGTAGCTGA
- the LOC100824424 gene encoding metacaspase-1 isoform X3, which produces MASARARHARTTWCRHCGASLSAAASARSVRCALCHAETRVERRPQHQGGLHQAMGFIKGLFNNAFGSASATSQPPPSSSESMRAGDAYGLPASYPRDRSSKKRALLVGISYAFTKYELKGSVNDVNCMRYLLRDKFNFPTDCILTLTPDEKDPYRVPTKDNLRLAMRWLVEGCTSGDSLVFHFSGHGVQKLDNNGDEMDGYDEALCPQDFEDRGVILDDEINETIVRPLGPGVKLHAIIDTCHSGTILDLPYLCRISRLLAMGEPGTSAGDAERHERRHRHLVQRLRRQPELGRHHVLLRLRLDRRHDVQLHQGGVVGAGPHIRPLAQRHAGHDPRQRRRVWHPWTHRLLLPPGHHLQLRTGATTVRVRDI; this is translated from the exons ATGGCGAGCGCGAGGGCGAGGCATGCGCGGACGACATGGTGCAGACACTGCGGCGCGTCCCTGTCGGCTGCGGCGAGCGCGCGCTCCGTCCGGTGCGCTCTCTGCCACGCCGAGACCCGCGTGGAGCGCCGGCCGCAGCACCAGGGCGGCCTGCACCAGGCCATGGGCTTCATCAAGGGTCTCTTCAACAACGCCTTCGGTTCCGCCTCCGCGACGTcgcagccgccgccctcgTCCTCCGAGTCCATGCGCGCCGGCGACGCGTACGGGCTGCCGGCCAGCTACCCGCGCGACCGGAGCAGCAAGAAGCGCGCGCTCCTCGTCGGCATCAGCTACGCCTTCACCAAGTACGAGCTCAAGGGCAGCGTCAACGACGTCAACTGCATGCGCTACCTGCTCCGCGACAAGTTCAACTTCCCCACCGACTGCATCCTCACCCTTACAC CGGATGAGAAGGACCCGTACCGGGTGCCGACCAAGGACAACCTCCGGCTGGCCATGCGGTGGCTGGTGGAGGGCTGCACCTCCGGCGACTCCCTGGTGTTCCACTTCTCTGGCCACGGTGTGCAGAAGCTGGATAACAACGGCGACGAGATGGACGGCTACGACGAGGCGCTCTGCCCACAGGACTTTGAGGACCGCGGCGTGATCCTTGACGACGAGATCAATGAGACCATCGTCCGGCCTTTGGGCCCGGGCGTCAAGCTCCACGCCATCATCGACACCTGCCACAGCGGCACCATCCTCGACCTCCCCTACCTCTGCCGAATATCCAG GCTACTGGCAATGGGAGAGCCAGGCACGTCAGCAGGAGACGCCGAAAGGCACGAacggcggcatcgccatctCGTTCAGCGGCTGCGGCGACAGCCAGAACTCGGCAGACACCACGTCCTTCTCCGGCTCCGCCTCGACCGGCGCCATGACGTACAGCTTCATCAAGGCGGTGTTGTCGGAGCCGGGCCCCACATACGGCCGCTTGCTCAGCGCCATGCGGGCCACGATCCGCGACAACGGCGGCGAGTGTGGCATCCCTGGACCCATCGGCTCCTTCTTCCGCCGGGTCATCACCTTCAGCTGCGCACAG GAGCCACAACTGTGCGCGTCCGAGACATTTGA
- the LOC100824118 gene encoding phospho-2-dehydro-3-deoxyheptonate aldolase 1, chloroplastic has product MALATNHAAAAISSGAAAPQPRRAPSFLPLKRRTICAVHAAEPSKSAAAAPAAAKTSSPSVAPEKSAIPDPKPEAPAVPAKWTVDSWRAKKALQLPEYPNAAELESALKTIEAFPPIVFAGEARHLEERLADAAMGRAFLLQGGDCAESFKEFNGNNIRDTFRVLLQMSAVLTFGGQMPVIKVGRMAGQFAKPRSDSFEVRDGVKLPSYRGDNINGDAFNEKSRIPDPQRMIRAYTQSAATLNLLRAFAMGGYAAMQRVTQWNLDFTENSEQGDRYRELAHRVDEALGFMSAAGLTLDHPVMSSTEFWTSHECLLLPYEQALTRQDSTSGLFYDCSAHMLWVGERTRQLDGAHVEFLRGVANPLGIKVSDKMNPADLVKLIDILNPTNKPGRITIITRMGAENMRVKLPHLIRAVRHAGQIVTWITDPMHGNTIKAPCGLKTRPFDSILAEVRAFFDVHEQEGSHAGGVHLEMTGQNVTECIGGSRTVTFDDLGDRYHTHCDPRLNASQSLELSFIIAEKLRKRRIRSSKLNSVLPLPTYGF; this is encoded by the exons ATGGCACTCGCCACcaaccacgccgccgccgccatatcgtccggagccgccgcccctcAGCCCCGCCGCGCCCCTTCGTTCCTCCCGCTGAAGCGCCGCACAATCTGCGCCGTCCACGCCGCGGAGCCCTCgaagagcgccgccgccgccccggccgcGGCGAAGACCTCTTcgccgtcggtggcgccgGAGAAGTCCGCGATACCGGACCCGAAACCGGAGGCGCCCGCGGTGCCAGCAAAGTGGACGGTGGACAGCTGGAGGGCGAAGAAGGCTCTTCAGCTGCCGGAGTACCCCAACGCCGCGGAGCTGGAGTCGGCCCTCAAGACGATCGAGGCGTTCCCGCCGATCGTCTTCGCCGGGGAGGCGCGGCACCTGGAGGAgcgcctcgccgacgccgccatggGCCGGGCCTTCCTTCTCCAAGGAGGCGACTGCGCCGAGAGCTTCAAGGAGTTCAACGGCAACAATATCCGCGATACCTTCCGCGTCCTGCTTCAGATGTCTGCCGTCCTCACCTTTGGCGGTCAAATGCCCGTCATCAAG GTTGGGAGAATGGCCGGCCAATTCGCAAAGCCGAGGTCGGATTCGTTCGAGGTAAGGGATGGGGTGAAGCTGCCGAGCTACCGAGGGGACAACATCAACGGTGATGCTTTCAACGAAAAGAGCCGCATCCCCGATCCCCAGAGGATGATCAGGGCCTACACCCAGTCGGCCGCGACACTCAACCTCCTCCGCGCGTTCGCCATGGGAGGGTACGCTGCCATGCAACGGGTCACCCAGTGGAACCTCGATTTCACTGAAAACAGCGAGCAGGGCGACAG GTACCGAGAATTGGCACACAGGGTTGATGAAGCCCTTGGCTTCATGTCTGCAGCTGGGCTAACATTGGATCACCCTGTTATGTCGAGTACTGAATTCTGGACCTCTCATGAGTGCCTACTCCTACCGTATGAGCAAGCTTTGACCCGCCAGGACTCGACCTCTGGTCTTTTCTATGACTGTTCTGCCCACATGCTTTGGGTCGGTGAACGCACTCGCCAGCTCGATGGTGCTCATGTTGAGTTCCTCAGGGGTGTTGCTAACCCTCTTGGTATCAAG GTGAGTGACAAAATGAACCCTGCTGACTTGGTAAAACTGATTGACATATTGAACCCAACAAACAAGCCTGGGAGAATTACCATCATTACAAGAATGGGGGCGGAGAACATGAGGGTCAAGTTACCTCATCTTATCCGTGCTGTCCGCCATGCTGGTCAAATTGTCACCTGGATCACTGATCCCATGCATGGGAACACTATCAAGGCTCCTTGCGGTCTGAAGACACGCCCCTTTGACTCCATTCTG GCTGAGGTCAGGGCGTTCTTCGATGTTCATGAGCAAGAAGGTAGCCACGCAGGAGGCGTCCACCTTGAGATGACTGGGCAGAATGTGACAGAGTGCATTGGTGGATCCCGAACCGTGACCTTCGATGACCTGGGCGACCGCTACCACACCCACTGTGACCCGAGGCTGAATGCATCCCAGTCTCTGGAGCTCTCCTTCATCATTGCTGAGAAgctgaggaagaggaggatcCGCTCGTCGAAGCTTAACAGCGTCTTGCCATTGCCAACCTATGGTTTCTGA
- the LOC100832520 gene encoding metacaspase-1, producing the protein MGNTGPPRTRTRPWCSHCGAGLVVPPAGAGAGSSSVRCALCHRVTRIERQYRSVGGNSMLSAPSVDRRELPAAGAAAGYPVARGNKRAVLVGVSYTGTDYELKGTVNDVNSMRGLLCDKFGFPSDCILILTEKSDDPRRVPTKENLLAAMRWLVAGCEAGHSLVFHFSGHGVQKLDTDGDEVDGYNEALCPLDFEDKGKILDDEINETIVRPLVQGVKLHAIIDTCHSGTILDLPYLCRMSRTGYWQWENHTRRPDKCKGTKGGLAISISGCNDDQKSADSSGFSDQSASIGAMTDSFIKAVGSEPGTTYGRLLSAMRSTIRDGQGSGRRLLTGRFGSFVRNMIASSSVQEPQLCSSEAFDIYRKPFLL; encoded by the exons ATGGGCAACACGGGGCcgccgaggacgaggacgaggccgTGGTGCAGCCACTGCGGCGCGGGGCTCGTGGTGCCGCccgctggcgctggcgcggGGTCGAGCAGCGTCCGGTGCGCGCTCTGCCACCGCGTGACGCGCATCGAGCGGCAGTACCGCAGCGTGGGGGGCAACAGCATGCTGTCGGCGCCCTCCGTCGACAGGCGCGagctgcccgccgccggcgccgccgccggctacCCCGTGGCCCGTGGCAACAAGCGCGCCGTCCTCGTGGGCGTCAGTTACACGGGCACCGACTACGAGCTCAAGGGCACGGTCAACGACGTCAACTCCATGAGGGGCCTCCTGTGCGACAAGTTTGGCTTCCCCAGCGACTGCATCCTCATCCTCACAG AGAAGAGCGATGACCCGCGTAGGGTGCCGACGAAGGAGAATCTGCTGGCTGCGATGCGGTGGCTGGTGGCGGGGTGCGAGGCGGGCCACTCGCTGGTGTTCCACTTCTCCGGCCACGGCGTGCAGAAGCTTGACACGGACGGGGACGAGGTGGACGGCTACAACGAGGCGCTGTGCCCGCTGGACTTCGAGGACAAGGGCAAGATCCTGGACGACGAGATCAACGAGACCATCGTCCGGCCGCTGGTCCAGGGCGTCAAGCTCCACGCCATCATCGACACCTGCCACAGCGGCACCATCCTCGACCTCCCCTACCTCTGCCGAATGTCCAg AACCGGCTACTGGCAGTGGGAGAACCACACCCGTCGGCCGGACAAGTGCAAGGGCACCAAGGGAGGCCTGGCGATCTCGATCAGCGGCTGCAACGACGACCAGAAGTCCGCAGACTCAAGT GGGTTCTCCGATCAGTCCGCTTCCATTGGCGCCATGACGGACAGCTTCATCAAGGCCGTGGGGTCGGAACCTGGCACGACGTACGGGCGGCTGCTGAGCGCGATGAGGTCGACCATCCGCGACGGCCAGGGCAgtggccgccgtctcctcaCCGGACGGTTCGGCTCCTTCGTCCGCAACATGATCGCTTCCAGCAGCGTGCAGGAGCCTCAGCTCTGCTCCTCCGAGGCCTTCGACATCTACCGGAAGCCGTTCCTCCTCTGA
- the LOC100824424 gene encoding metacaspase-1 isoform X1: protein MASARARHARTTWCRHCGASLSAAASARSVRCALCHAETRVERRPQHQGGLHQAMGFIKGLFNNAFGSASATSQPPPSSSESMRAGDAYGLPASYPRDRSSKKRALLVGISYAFTKYELKGSVNDVNCMRYLLRDKFNFPTDCILTLTPDEKDPYRVPTKDNLRLAMRWLVEGCTSGDSLVFHFSGHGVQKLDNNGDEMDGYDEALCPQDFEDRGVILDDEINETIVRPLGPGVKLHAIIDTCHSGTILDLPYLCRISRTGYWQWESQARQQETPKGTNGGIAISFSGCGDSQNSADTTSFSGSASTGAMTYSFIKAVLSEPGPTYGRLLSAMRATIRDNGGECGIPGPIGSFFRRVITFSCAQEPQLCASETFDIYRKPFLL from the exons ATGGCGAGCGCGAGGGCGAGGCATGCGCGGACGACATGGTGCAGACACTGCGGCGCGTCCCTGTCGGCTGCGGCGAGCGCGCGCTCCGTCCGGTGCGCTCTCTGCCACGCCGAGACCCGCGTGGAGCGCCGGCCGCAGCACCAGGGCGGCCTGCACCAGGCCATGGGCTTCATCAAGGGTCTCTTCAACAACGCCTTCGGTTCCGCCTCCGCGACGTcgcagccgccgccctcgTCCTCCGAGTCCATGCGCGCCGGCGACGCGTACGGGCTGCCGGCCAGCTACCCGCGCGACCGGAGCAGCAAGAAGCGCGCGCTCCTCGTCGGCATCAGCTACGCCTTCACCAAGTACGAGCTCAAGGGCAGCGTCAACGACGTCAACTGCATGCGCTACCTGCTCCGCGACAAGTTCAACTTCCCCACCGACTGCATCCTCACCCTTACAC CGGATGAGAAGGACCCGTACCGGGTGCCGACCAAGGACAACCTCCGGCTGGCCATGCGGTGGCTGGTGGAGGGCTGCACCTCCGGCGACTCCCTGGTGTTCCACTTCTCTGGCCACGGTGTGCAGAAGCTGGATAACAACGGCGACGAGATGGACGGCTACGACGAGGCGCTCTGCCCACAGGACTTTGAGGACCGCGGCGTGATCCTTGACGACGAGATCAATGAGACCATCGTCCGGCCTTTGGGCCCGGGCGTCAAGCTCCACGCCATCATCGACACCTGCCACAGCGGCACCATCCTCGACCTCCCCTACCTCTGCCGAATATCCAG AACTGGCTACTGGCAATGGGAGAGCCAGGCACGTCAGCAGGAGACGCCGAAAGGCACGAacggcggcatcgccatctCGTTCAGCGGCTGCGGCGACAGCCAGAACTCGGCAGACACCACGTCCTTCTCCGGCTCCGCCTCGACCGGCGCCATGACGTACAGCTTCATCAAGGCGGTGTTGTCGGAGCCGGGCCCCACATACGGCCGCTTGCTCAGCGCCATGCGGGCCACGATCCGCGACAACGGCGGCGAGTGTGGCATCCCTGGACCCATCGGCTCCTTCTTCCGCCGGGTCATCACCTTCAGCTGCGCACAG GAGCCACAACTGTGCGCGTCCGAGACATTTGACATCTACAGAAAGCCATTTCTCTTGTAG
- the LOC100824424 gene encoding metacaspase-1 isoform X2, whose protein sequence is MVQTLRRVPVGCGERALRPVRSLPRRDPRGAPAAAPGRPAPGHGLHQGSLQQRLRFRLRDVAAAALVLRVHARRRRVRAAGQLPARPEQQEARAPRRHQLRLHQVRAQGQRQRRQLHALPAPRQVQLPHRLHPHPYTYVVSDEKDPYRVPTKDNLRLAMRWLVEGCTSGDSLVFHFSGHGVQKLDNNGDEMDGYDEALCPQDFEDRGVILDDEINETIVRPLGPGVKLHAIIDTCHSGTILDLPYLCRISRTGYWQWESQARQQETPKGTNGGIAISFSGCGDSQNSADTTSFSGSASTGAMTYSFIKAVLSEPGPTYGRLLSAMRATIRDNGGECGIPGPIGSFFRRVITFSCAQEPQLCASETFDIYRKPFLL, encoded by the exons ATGGTGCAGACACTGCGGCGCGTCCCTGTCGGCTGCGGCGAGCGCGCGCTCCGTCCGGTGCGCTCTCTGCCACGCCGAGACCCGCGTGGAGCGCCGGCCGCAGCACCAGGGCGGCCTGCACCAGGCCATGGGCTTCATCAAGGGTCTCTTCAACAACGCCTTCGGTTCCGCCTCCGCGACGTcgcagccgccgccctcgTCCTCCGAGTCCATGCGCGCCGGCGACGCGTACGGGCTGCCGGCCAGCTACCCGCGCGACCGGAGCAGCAAGAAGCGCGCGCTCCTCGTCGGCATCAGCTACGCCTTCACCAAGTACGAGCTCAAGGGCAGCGTCAACGACGTCAACTGCATGCGCTACCTGCTCCGCGACAAGTTCAACTTCCCCACCGACTGCATCCTCACCCTTACACGTACGTAGTAT CGGATGAGAAGGACCCGTACCGGGTGCCGACCAAGGACAACCTCCGGCTGGCCATGCGGTGGCTGGTGGAGGGCTGCACCTCCGGCGACTCCCTGGTGTTCCACTTCTCTGGCCACGGTGTGCAGAAGCTGGATAACAACGGCGACGAGATGGACGGCTACGACGAGGCGCTCTGCCCACAGGACTTTGAGGACCGCGGCGTGATCCTTGACGACGAGATCAATGAGACCATCGTCCGGCCTTTGGGCCCGGGCGTCAAGCTCCACGCCATCATCGACACCTGCCACAGCGGCACCATCCTCGACCTCCCCTACCTCTGCCGAATATCCAG AACTGGCTACTGGCAATGGGAGAGCCAGGCACGTCAGCAGGAGACGCCGAAAGGCACGAacggcggcatcgccatctCGTTCAGCGGCTGCGGCGACAGCCAGAACTCGGCAGACACCACGTCCTTCTCCGGCTCCGCCTCGACCGGCGCCATGACGTACAGCTTCATCAAGGCGGTGTTGTCGGAGCCGGGCCCCACATACGGCCGCTTGCTCAGCGCCATGCGGGCCACGATCCGCGACAACGGCGGCGAGTGTGGCATCCCTGGACCCATCGGCTCCTTCTTCCGCCGGGTCATCACCTTCAGCTGCGCACAG GAGCCACAACTGTGCGCGTCCGAGACATTTGACATCTACAGAAAGCCATTTCTCTTGTAG